AAACACAGTGAAATCATTTTGAAGTAATgtactttatttgttttgaaaagaaaacCTATATATTCAGCACTCGCACCCTGTTGCCCGTGGCTGACTGCTGTTTCCAACATCAATTGTGTCTGGCAGGTATCTTCAATAAGCACGGACAGCAAAACccaaaatgtaatattaataaCACATGAATGAATAAATCAAGTTTCAAATAATAAGAACCATAACCAAGAAATAGAAATACTGCAAACAAAATACACAACAAAAACCAATTGCAGGACTTAATCATATTAAACAAACTAGCATCTCCAAAACTAAATCCCGAAGCAGTCGTGATTATGGTAAGCAACGATCTTTCAATATTACACAAAAAATCCATTTTaccaacaaattaaaaacagaaacaTGCACTTTACAAACAACAAgcttaaaattaataatgtatGCCAATGACCAATTATTTTTTGGGTACAGTATAAAAAATGGTTTGTCTCAAATATCAATAAGGAAACATTAACCACAGATAGATCTTCCAATTTGAATATATGGACATCGTAAATTAAGACACTGATGGGACCAAACTGTGCTCCTCAAACAATGAATACAACTTCATAAACTAAGACATCTGGTTTAATGTGACTCTGGTGATAAGTTCAGTTGGTCAGTTGACAAATACGAAAGAAGAGATGCTCAGATATAGGAACTtacaattcttcttcttctccacttTTCAGGGCATTCTTTGCTATGCATTGGAATGCTTCTTCAACATTAATGCCTTCTTTGGCAGATGTCTCAaaatatggaatatttcctTTTGATGCACACCAAGCCCGAGCCTTCTTTTCTGACACCTGCACATAGGAACTTGTCGAGTTCATATCTTTAGCATTATGCATTTGGTGTTTTACGAGTCTAGGAGGGTCTGATGCGggatatctttttaaaaatagaaagtaaaattgaaGACAGCAAACTTAAGGGGGGAAATACCACTCTGCTGTTCCCACCATCAATATCTATTTTGTTTCCTATGACAACAAAAGGAAAATTCTCGGGATCGGAAGGACTTGCCTGACAAAGTGATCACAAATATTAGAAGTTGCAAATTCTGTAAAATAGTGCTTGCcataatagataaaaacaagatTTACACATTTGAAGGAATATAAGCATACTTGAATCAGAAATTCCTCCCTCCAGTTGTTAAGGTTGTCAAATGATTTCATTGAATTAACATCATATACAAGAACACAACAATCAGCACCTCGATAGAAAGCAACTCCAAGGCTTTGGAATCTTTCTTGGCCAGCTGTATCCCAAATCTGTAAAGTTAAGaacaaacaattaacaataataaaattttgaccgtcataacttgtttaaaaatacagaaataGAATGTGAGAAATAGAATAAATCCCCAAAATAATATCAACTAGGAACAAAGTTACATAGGCATCTCCGACACTGCATGCGTGTGACTGTAGTACAACTACACTGGTCACTCACAAATCACAATCTTTAACTGGAAATCCTCCATAAAGGCTCTTAAGAAAGCAACAAAACAATTATCCTTTCATCATTAGTAATCTAGTAATctttaaaatagtttagttaTCTATCCCATCAGATTCAATCCATACAACATCCCAAAGATGCTCaatcatattaataaaaaccATTTTATTGTATACAATACTATGAAGTCCACGTTAAGGTCACAACTGTCACATGTACAAGACATACTACAATGACATGAAAAATAATGGGATGATTAGTTTCTCAGAAATTCAAGAAATTGGTACCCTGCACAACCTACATCCCATGTACAagagtatataaatatttcaaaataactagAGTGTATCTGAAACCTACTGATTAGCGTTAAATGGAGGTTTACACGTTCTGATGCACAAAGTAAAAGTAATGCGAGCGTTGGATTGGCGTTACATTGAAAGTGGAATTTCGTACACACTTGAACATTCTAACATTATTAGGAGTAATAACCAGAGAAACTTAATCCAATAATCTAGAAAGCTTAGACTAAGTACGATGTGAAAGTATATACGATGCCTCGGCAATTAGACAATTTGTTCCACAGGCTTTATAGCTTGCAAGATCAATACATGAAAACCATTATTAAGGAGGTTACAATCAACGAATTATTCCGCCAAATCAGTACATAACATGACACATAATAAGATAGGGAAATCTAGGCAATAACATCAGGAAGGCGAGACTCCAACATAATCAGTATCTTCTACCCCCCTTCCTAGCATCCCCAAAACCCACCACTCACCCAAACTTAAGGCCCAAGCATGCATTCACTTCCACGCATAGCAAAAACAAGCTAAGCACTATCGACAAACCTGTAAGGTGAAAAGCCTATCTTCGAATTGCACTTCTTTTGTCAAAAAATCCGCTCCAATGGTTGCCTTGTACTGATTACTAAACTTCTTATTCACATATCTAAATTACATAGGTTAGGGGAAATACATAGTTTCCATACTGAACTGAGCACTAGAAAACAAATAGCATCGaagattaaaacaataataaacataaacaaGGAGTATCTAGACAGAAACGAAGGATACTGGTTCATCAAAGACGTCTTCCCCACCCTGCGAAACATCAACAGAAGCATCATACAATgatttcaaaagaaataaagaactAATAACCGGTAGGAATGGTAAAACTCTGTAACTAACAAATCGAATAAGCGCAATTGCAAATGCGAAAGAGATTTAAGTAACGGAAGCAACGGTTATTGTGATCCAAACATAAACATGAAAAATTCCACAATATAAACCAATCGGAAGTAAAACGAATTAACGTAACGAAATTATCGAAGGGAGATTGAAGAAAGAGGTTGAATAGCGCGAAAAATGAAGAGATCTGTGTAAAAGAAACCCTAGAAATGGAAAAGATGAAGAGACGAACCCACTGTCACCGAGAATGATGACCTTCAGGAGAGTTCTTCTTCGGGAAGGCATGGCGGTGGCGAGCGATGCGATCGGAGAAAgtaagaattgaaataaagtgtTACAGAGTGTTTGACTGAGTCGTTGCGATGCGCTAcgatctctctctctctctgtctctccTGCACCTCCAAACTCAACTTCTCTATCGTCTCTCTCTACTCAATATTGCAAACgccttcttctctctcttcgcGAATATTCCCTCGCTGACAGCTGGACTAGTACAAATGAAAATCAACAACTATTTCtcttaagtttatttatttattatttattgtgcACCATATTTAtccatatacatatatatatatatatatatatatgtgtttgctagttggtacatttttagtaatgtgtaccgggttttaatagacaaaaatattcttatatatcatgaattctaagttttaaggttaacggtattttaataattttcattcttaaaattaaaaaaaaaaaaacttttaaacccttactcacctctctcgttcatctctctcactctaacattttctctgtcatccttaGCGTagtccaattgaaaaaatcagaaacacttgccaTTAAACAATTTCCCTTGGTAaaaagttgagtcattgacatattcgcCTTCAAACAaatgttcattcaagatctcttcaatttcaccatcttcactaacctctctaatttcatcatctgcatatgttgaatcatcctctctaaaaaaaaccctccagaCCAATTACCATGTCATTaagcttgtgaaaattagataaaattatatacgataaaaattataaaatgaaaactcattataaaatcattttttttgtaagaaattgtttaacaacgagtctttctaattttttttccatgtcaattaccaattcctttgatgtcattatacttgtgaaaattagataagacaaaaattataaaatgaaaactcattataaaatcttttttataagaaattaacagcgagtattttttattttttccagattaattaccaattcttttatgagagagatgaaagataaatggttgagaggaatgagagaggtgagtaaggattTTGGgaatttttgtctactaaaacccggtacacattgttaaaatgtaccaattgaaaaataagcatacgcgcgttagcaaaccatatatatatataaaagaaagaaggaaacattggaaacagaaaagaaaagaaaaaaaaactggttacaaaaatatgttttgaaagacataattttatttatatttttttcttttcattcctcaattatcaaattatttttacgGATTTGATCTGTGATAGTTCAATAGTACACTCTTAAACTATTAACTAATTAttgaacaaataaataatgacaTGATAATGCGATAAATGAATCTAACTTATTAAGTTGATTTTGGTAAGCTATTGTGTGATATGATTTGATAGATACATTTCGCTATTACCGTGTTAATGAGATTTTATCACtcttaacttttattttcttatttcgtGAAATTCAcatctttattcttttaaaactgaaatatatttttattttgatgaaataaatgagtttatattattttgtttgtatatatatatatatatatatatatatatatatatatatatatatatatatatatatatatatttgtcgtgaatttaaaattgtattttactttttataaaatggataaatttttataatacttttttagAAATCAATTTCTAATACAATCGAGATATAACTCACGTTTGATGCAAATGAACTATactttgttaatattttatttttctttaaatacgtAAAATTAATTGGTGGCCCatggtataaatttaattattctacTCAAGTGTcaaaaaaatatacacaaaCAAATTAAACTGTTGAGGTAGAAACATCTCTTACACAAAACTATTTTAACATCATCGTTGAATATCTCCaaccaacaaaataataatataatgatttaaagttaataatttaCCTCTTTAAAATTTGTTCGTTCAACACGTGTCATCACCGTAAAAGCACACTGCACACAAAATTCCAACTCTCACCGTCTAAGAACTGAAATAATAATTGGAATATTTAAATAGTATTTCATAAACTAACCTCATAATTGGAACCCATGAAATATGTTTGACCGTGATATATCCcaaaacacacacatacatatatttgtataatattttattttataactatttcatttttaaataactttatttaattataagaacaagtattttttttaagagtttttgtaataaataataattatgtctaataatatatttttatccacATAACTGtatcttaatttttaatgaataaaaaacaaaacatacacatagaaaaaataacaaaaacaacaaataacaaaagcaacaaataacaacaacaaaaaaataaaattaattattctttatgaaaataacatgtaaaacaatgaggtgtaaaaacaaataagagaGAAATAAGGAGtgataaaaaactttttaagtGGGAAAGACATGAATATGAAGGAAAAAACCATAAGAATTAGTTGAGTAGAaactttcattaataaaaaataatagatacacCACAAGTTTTTTagaattttgaataattaatagaaaaatattttcttcaccAAGTATATAACAATACAAGAAAAACTCCTTGATGATagttctcttcttcttcattatcTAGTGGATTATTTTCTCTTCCAACCAGAGGCAAATCATTGTTactttgttttgaataaaaacaaaattctttttattttgaatttttaaaagaattattaatcCTTAATCTTTTAGGAATTTTTCGTTAGTGATTGTAAATGGtatatctttttaatatctGATTTGTTCTTACAAAACCAAgattgaaaacattaaaaataagaaataaaatcatttaattcgTTCTTAATAGCTACAAAATGATCATATTAGGCTGATCCTTTTGTTGACAAATGCCCATATTATACCTATAATGGAAGGATGAGAAGCCATTAGTGAGATACCACTTTGGGAATAGTTAGAATTCTAACCTTGTGTCAAGACTTATAGGTTGGGGACACTCTCATGCTGTCAATTTGCATGGGGTGTAGATCTCCCTAAAAATAATAGAGGCATGCAAATGTTTCCTTATAAGGCAGAAAAGAGTTTAACTACAAGACCCACTCGTCGAGTAGGGACAGAAGTCAACCTTATTGATCTGACGATGTAGAATGAAAGGGGTCATCGCTCAACGGATAAAAGTTATCCTGGGGATATTGGGTTAACCTTCCACTAATAACTCACATTGACAATAAGGTTTGATACCTTAATCTTGGCTCTTTTCCACCTGAGGTTGTAGTATATTGCAGAGGTTGGGTTGTTTTCCTATTAAAGTGGTACGTGAGTTGGGTTTAGAATATTGTGAGACAATTCGATCCGTGTTTGATGTGGGCGTGAGAGCATTAAGAGAACCTTTTCCTAGTATGAGAGGAAAAGAGaatgaaacacattttttgtgATAGTTATTGTGCCCAAGGTAGATGTTAGGTGGCGAAGAGAGAAAAGAGCGAAAAACTGCTATAAGTAATTAAGTAGGAAAACCACCTAAGATTAATGTTATCCTATTACGAGCTCCCCAAAGCCTTTAGTAGCACAATCAAAAAAGGGTTCTCCGTCCCAACGGGGATGGAGCAAAATAAGTTTTGAGAATTTTAAAAAAGGTCACAATAAGATAAGTCCTTTACCTCTGATGGATATTTTGTAGGAAGATCACCGAGGAGATGCAATTGTGGTATTAAAGTCGAGTCGAAAGTTTGTTTTGATGACCAACTCAAATAAGTTTTTGTATCAAAATCATATTGATGAAGGGTTGGGTTATTACATGAAACAAAATTGTTCATATTATAATATACTTTGACATGTTAACTATATTAACACTTTAAAACACAACTACAACTtgttattacatttttttatcagcaaaataatatatataaataatgaagCATTTGTGGTTGATACAATTTGTATACAAGATAATACGCTTTGGTGTCAGATGATATGATCTTATCCAAAAAAGAGTACGATCGTTCTAAATTTGAATTCTCACAagacaaacaaatataaataagaaaagaacgtgaaataagacaaaaatgaaaacaccACAATTTAGTAGAATGATAAGTCAATGAAAATTCACCATAAAAATTGTCTTCTTTGATAAAAACCAAAGTTAAAGACATCTAACACATTAACAAGTTAAGGAAGATTTGTCACAAAGAATTCAACCTTAGACAAGAACCAAAGTTCTATGATAAGAACCAAGATAATCTTTCTCTCTTAATGAAAAACCAATTTCATATATTGACCATTCAAGGTGTTTACAAATGTATCTGATGCTCCTATATATAGGCACAAAtgtttaagttattttaaaatttttaaaagaaagttcAAAAACACCAGACTCaaaaaataacttgaaaattcaaaaacaaaaattaaaaaaaaattataattacttgTAATTACTTAAAACTATTGTATAATTGTGTTCCAAACCATAATTTTCATATCTTCATATCCATTGAATTGCAAAAACTCCTCTTATTAAATCAGGAGATAATCCTTTGTAAATATACTCCAAATCGTATATATAggtaaaaagaaacataaagaCTAAACAAAAGAACCATTGGAACATTTGTACAGTTAACACTTAGTTTTATAGATGTTACATCACAGGTGTCTTTATAAAAGTTCAAACCCCTTTCAAATTATTAACTTTGTGTGGCCTACTGTTAGTTCAAAAAATACAAGTTGTTGTACacatgaagaaaataaattgacGATAACAAGTTATCTCCAAGGGATGATTCAACTTTAGCATTATGTATGCCTAGCATATTCATCAACTCAGTCTGGTGTTGTTTTTCCTTTGCCTTTTATACTCTTTTAGATATATGTAAGTTTCCAACCTATCTTCAGCTGCACTTTTTAGTGTCTTCTTCCAATTTCGTACTTTTGTATTCCTCCTCTCTGcacagaaataaataaaacacacGTCTCTATTTTTATATTCCATTTCCCTGTTTACACTCaacattatatattaaacatatatttaagtACATTCAATATTCAAATGAGCAATTTAATATGGATGAGACAATTTTAAAAGACACCGAGTTACGTTCCTCAAAATCTActtcatattaatttaatacatGATATAAATTGAatacatcattaaaaaaaataaaaatcttgcCTTTGAGTATGTGTTAATTATCAAACTCCGCACTTTTACATGAGCTAAATTACTATTGCATTTATCCTAACATTTTTGAAGATGCAATATAataacattgaatttttttattaaagaataatacaaaaataatgaatataataacattgaaaccaaaccaaacttatgaaaataaaaatcgaCAATTATGAACAGTGGTTGAAGAAGATTCATCCATATATAAAAGGAGTTTACGTGTTATATTAtaggtttatttattttttatgtttgcattttccttttttttcttctaatttatgcttatttttcatctttagttttttcaccattttcattttccatcTCTTTATGATGATGTGAAGCTATCCTTCGTGATATTAGAATGATGTCATACTTACACAATGCAATATCTCAAATTTAACATTCTTTAATAGAGTTTCACACACTAAAAATGGAAGTTTGAAACTAATAAGGttgattttgaaaagaaaaaattacaaaaacaaacaatgaaaaaatcataaatatatttattattttgaatgcATAATTAGTTATGTTTTATtacaaagttataaaaaatataaatttgacaTATTTACGAAGAGGGAGAGGGTAACACGGTAGGAAGCAGTGGGTAGAATCCACTCAATCTCATACCACGACTACAAAGccttgttttctgttttctgttctGTTGACGatccattcttcttcttcttcttcttccttctttgcAAACTTGAGTGGTGCACTCGCAGTGCAGGGGCAACTAAAAAGTTCCCTCTTTACAGATCTCGTAGATTTTGCTCATGGCGCAGCCTCTCGTGAAGAAGGACGATGACCGCGACGACGAAGGTGGTTATTTCATTCTTCTGCTTTTCTATCTCGCAATTCGATCTGCTCTTTGTTTTGCTTGTGCTTTCCTTTTAGCTCTCTATTTGTTGCCACTGCCGGATCACTCTCTCGCTACCAGATCCAATGTTTAGTTTCCCTTTCCCATTGCGAATGAGGCAGGGTTTGTTCAGATCATGATGGTTGGATTGGATTTGAACTCTGACTCATCTTTCATATGTCGTCGTTTTAGAAACTTCAATTGATCCAGGCGTATAGGTTGCAATGCAGATCATTAATCATGTGCAAATTGCAATTGCTTGTTAGTAGGATTATGTGATGATACGAATTTATACTTGATATATAGTCTTTATTTTTGCAACTTTTCTCCCTAACCTTTTTTTTCTCCACAAGTCAGGCTGGTTTATTGTGATTAGTCCtgcatatattataaatgacTCAATGCTcgtttttattaattagttttgacTATTTAACAGCTGAGTATTCTCCCTTTGCGGGGATTGAAAAGGGAGCTGTTCTTCAGGAGGCCAGAGTTTTTAATGACCCACAACTAGATGCCAGGAGATGTTCGCAGGTTTTTCTTCGTtctttttattcaattgttaTCTTTTAATTCTATAATTCAATGGCTGAGTTCGACATTGCATATgcttgttgtgttttgtttttttccaGGTTATCACGAAACTTTTATACCTACTAAACCAAGGAGATACATTTACAAAGGTCAAGATTTATTTCAAAGATTTCTGGTTGATAGAATGACTTTGTTGTACTATGCTAGAGTTGTATGAACCACTTTTAAGTAGTATGTTCTTGTTGTAATCTCATAGGTAGAAGCCACAGAAGTTTTCTTTGCTGTGACTAAGCTTTTTCAGTCTCGAGATCTTGGGTTAAGGAGAATGGTCTACCTGATAATAAAGGAACTTTCCCCCTCTGCGGATGAGGTtcaaaattctcataatttttattaacagTCAGATTCACATATATGGTCTGCATATGGCATACAGAGATTGTGACTGTTCTGTCTCCCTTGTTTTAATAGGTTATTATCGTTACAAGCTCCCTCATGAAGGACATGATTAGTAAGACTGATATGTACAGGGCTAATTCTATTCGTGTCCTTTGTCGCATCACAGATGGAACACTCCTCACCCAAATAGAGCGATATCTGAAACAAGGAATTGTAGATAAGAATCCAGTTGTTGCAAGTGCAGCCTTAGTTAGCGGCATTCATCTGCTTCAGGTATTAATAGAATCTATTCCTCGATTCAGTATATTTCATATATGCCCGCTTATTTTGCGACCCCTTATCAGACGTCTCCAGAGATTGTAAAAAGGTGGAGCAATGAGGTTCAGGAAGCAGTTCAATCAAGGGCAGCTCTTGTGCAATTTCATGCTCTGGCTTTGCTCCATCAGGTATGTTGGCTGAATGTGTTTTTGAATCTTACAACTCAAATGATGTGTCTGATACAAATGACGTGTAATGCAcaatgtaataattttaaacttaaaaatcaCAAGTGTGGTCACAAAACAAAATCTCAAGTCATACATGAGCATGTCAAGCCTTTATTTAGAAGATTAAAAATAGAGCAATGGAAGAACCTAGTATAGTACATAAAACAAATGAGCGACAATGTGAAAcccaattttagaaaaataaaaaatggagatCTGAATAATGGAATAGGGTGATCAAAGGTGTTCCTTTTCATTCAACTGTTTAAGCTTTTATCAAACATTCAATTGCTTTGATTAGAAGTGGTAAAATTTAGCTTGAAATATATCATATAAACGATGTGTAATGCTCATCATAATaagttaaaactaaaaaaatagtcACGAGTTTCACAAAAACAAAGTCATATGTAACATTCTTatttgaaaacattattttagaaGATTAAAAATAGAGCAATGAAACAACCAAATATAGTGCCTAATGTGTCCTTAGGTTTCTTTTCATTTAACAGTTTAAGCTTATCAACTCATTTGCTTTGATATGAAGTGGTAGAAGTAAAgtaaagtaaacaaaaaaacagCGAATTGTTGAACTGCATCATTTATATTGTTGATGCAGAATCATTCCAATTCATTCATGTATTTAAGATTTATGGTTATGTGTGATTCTTCACATGATATGAATGATGACTAGTCCAATTATGTGATTCAcatcatgaattgtaagattCTAATAATTATGTTTCTTGGTGTATTACTGTAAATTTCACTTGAAAACCAAAATCTTAGTTGCCCTGTCAGATAATTTTGTTAATCATTTGTAATAGAATTCATCAGCCACTGGGATATGTTGCAAgagtacttttttttatgttctgCTTAAGCTTTTGGGATAATTGTTTCATGACAACCTTTCAATGATCTACCAATCAAATACATTTTTACTAGTAGTCAGTAGCGCAATAATGTTGCACCATGTGGCATGGCACCCTGCCATTCTTCCAATGGCTGTTGTTTGAGTTGTCCTTGGTCAGAGAAGTGCCTTTTACAGCTAAAATTGCGGCCCAAGCAGGTGCTACAAGAAGATGCATTAAAACTTGCTTTGTTTCTGAAAGCAGCATTGTTTCAGGAATTTTCTTGGGATCTTGATTCCTgaaacaagtattttttttgtGGCTGCAGCCCCTTCCTTCTCTTCCTTCATCTGCAATATACATACACTCCACAAATCTGTCTACATTTTTCCTCCATTTGTAATTTAATCTTCTAAGAAGGGGGAGATCATGCCTATCTGCTGGGGTCTTAGGGTTACTGTAAACAAAGTGTAGGGTTGGGGGGATTGTgccaatgttttttttattggaatttCTCCTCTTTTATTTCGGTTCACTGGGCCTCACGGAGTCTAGTTTGACTTTTTCATTTAAAGCATAACAGTAGGATATACTAAACtaaatagtaataatagtaACGGACATCATGATccatgatttttgttttacttataTGCTTTTCTTGAAACACAtgaattttcattattttttatgattgtcataatttgagtaattttaataattttttagaatttatttattgtatataaactgtgaaattttttttttggaatacTGGCCATCTAATTATTTGCCACCTTGATTTAGTGTTTTTGGGGTCAGCTGCTATGTACTACGATCATGCATTGGTAACTATCTGTTTTTATCTTAAGGATTTGACTTCTGTATAACCTCAATAAGTGATTAAAGGAAAGGCAATATTTCTTAAAACAGAACTAGAGTTTGTATTGATATTTTTTGGTTTCTCACCCATTGTATGGGTTTATACTGCCTCCTGTGACTGAGAGCTTGGCATACTCCTTTTCGTACACTTAGCTTCAACTACAGATGTAGTTTATAAGTGGCCCTATCATGAAAAGTTATGGTATCACTTAGGTTTATATGCTTTCAACCTCTAGTGTAAATTAGTGTAAACCTTTGCACATTGATTGTATATTGTCTTGTATACTGTTTGCACATGATTCTGGAGGAAATTATACATCtcataattttgattttacCTTCAGAGGATCCTATTtctattattgtaaaaataaataatttagtattGACATTGACACGTGGTTGAATACAACATTACAGATACGGCAGAATGATCGACTAGCTGTTAGCAAACTGGTTACCAGCTTGACCAGGGGGAATGTTCGTTCTCCTTTGGCCCAAAGCCTTTTGATTCGCTATACAAGTCAGGTGTGTTTTCCTTAAAATTAGTAGCTCCAACTGATATGTAATTCTTTCCATAATCTTTATATGGCATAATAACTGCAGGTAATTCGGGAGTCAGGAAATATCACACAATCAGGAGATCGCCCCTTCTATGATTATCTTGAGAGTTGCCTTCGTCACAAGTCAGAGATGGTGATTTTTGAAGCAGCCAGGGCAATTACAGAGCTCAATGGAGTAACTAGCCGAGAATTAACTCCTGCAATTACAGTTCTTCAGCTCTTCTTAAGTTCGTCTAAGCCAGTCCTGAGATTTGCTGCTGTCCGCACCTTAAACAAGGTTAGCACTTTTTAATGACTTTAATTTCAATgaaaaaaccttttcattctgCTGTACAATTTGACAAAGCATATACGACAGCCTCCATTCTGATGTGAACATTTTGCATTTTTGCTTGCTTGATTTTGGGGAAGTTGATAGAAAATCATCAAATCTGCTCATTTCCCTTAACATATTGATGTAGCTAATTACATAAGATACGTTCAACTAGATTCATTGTTTTAGTTACATGGTTGAGTGTGGCTTTGAACTTTGCAGGTGGCAATGACACATGCAATGGCAGTGACTAACTGCAATATTGACATGGAAAGTTTAATCTCTGACCAGAACAGAAGCATTGCAACACTTGCCATCACTACTCTATTGAAGAC
The Vigna angularis cultivar LongXiaoDou No.4 chromosome 5, ASM1680809v1, whole genome shotgun sequence genome window above contains:
- the LOC108340619 gene encoding ras-related protein Rab7; protein product: MPSRRRTLLKVIILGDSGVGKTSLMNQYVNKKFSNQYKATIGADFLTKEVQFEDRLFTLQIWDTAGQERFQSLGVAFYRGADCCVLVYDVNSMKSFDNLNNWREEFLIQASPSDPENFPFVVIGNKIDIDGGNSRVVSEKKARAWCASKGNIPYFETSAKEGINVEEAFQCIAKNALKSGEEEELYLPDTIDVGNSSQPRATGCEC